In Promicromonospora sp. Populi, one genomic interval encodes:
- a CDS encoding cation-transporting ATPase: MSKLSNMIGLAKKVLDSQTGQQQQGTPQGGSTGQRSWQSTLQDVAAAVGGRNQATQAPSHAPASHGYPAQGRPAAPASTDADRQAIARYDYLMQTAEPQQIEQIHAESFARLTPAQREAVLHRMQSELPPHEQPRSADVADLSRAAARTEARQPGTMRSMLAKVGTGGAIAGVAVGAVGILGAVAAGAVVSSVAGPLLENAANLGVDFESLASGVDVEGLTSSVGDLGTGALGEATAGVEDLAGSAEGAVSGLGDQVSGAGQSLSDLAQGFDPRDLF, encoded by the coding sequence ATGTCCAAGCTCTCCAACATGATCGGCCTCGCCAAGAAGGTGCTCGACTCCCAGACCGGGCAGCAACAGCAAGGGACGCCGCAGGGCGGTTCAACGGGCCAGAGGTCCTGGCAGTCCACGCTTCAGGACGTCGCCGCCGCGGTGGGCGGGCGCAACCAGGCCACGCAGGCACCGAGCCATGCGCCCGCATCGCATGGGTACCCGGCGCAAGGCCGGCCGGCCGCCCCGGCGTCCACTGATGCCGACCGGCAGGCCATCGCCCGCTACGACTACCTCATGCAGACCGCCGAGCCGCAGCAGATCGAGCAGATCCACGCCGAGTCGTTCGCGCGGCTGACGCCGGCGCAGCGCGAGGCGGTGTTGCACCGTATGCAGTCGGAGCTGCCGCCGCACGAGCAGCCCCGCTCGGCCGACGTCGCCGACCTGTCCCGGGCAGCGGCACGCACGGAGGCCCGCCAGCCGGGCACCATGCGGTCGATGCTCGCCAAGGTGGGCACGGGCGGAGCCATCGCCGGAGTTGCCGTCGGCGCGGTGGGCATCCTGGGCGCGGTCGCGGCCGGCGCCGTGGTGAGCAGCGTGGCCGGCCCGCTCCTGGAGAACGCGGCGAACCTCGGGGTCGACTTCGAGTCGCTCGCGTCGGGCGTCGACGTCGAAGGGCTCACATCCTCGGTCGGTGACCTCGGCACCGGCGCTCTCGGCGAGGCCACCGCGGGCGTCGAGGATCTTGCAGGTTCGGCCGAGGGTGCCGTCTCCGGGCTCGGGGACCAGGTCTCCGGAGCAGGCCAGTCGCTCTCCGACCTCGCCCAGGGATTCGACCCGCGCGACCTGTTCTGA
- a CDS encoding response regulator, protein MSVDVLVVDDDFMVASIHRRFVERVPGFRVVGEAHTGADALAAVDRLRPDLVLLDVHLPDVSGIEVLRRLRAAGHDVGVVIITAAREADTVRAAAAGGAAHYLVKPFASEDLAARLAEFLRTRQALAGLGGADADQEDVQADIDAVFARSPQGAPRAPLPKGLSPETADAVLAALAHGGEVSATECADAIGVSRVSARRYLEHFATTGRAAVRLNYGTAGRPERRYRLS, encoded by the coding sequence GTGAGCGTGGACGTACTCGTGGTGGACGACGACTTCATGGTCGCCTCGATCCACCGACGCTTCGTGGAGCGGGTGCCGGGGTTTCGCGTGGTCGGCGAGGCTCACACCGGCGCCGACGCGCTCGCCGCCGTCGACCGGCTGCGACCCGACCTGGTGCTGCTGGACGTGCACCTGCCCGACGTGAGCGGCATCGAGGTGCTGCGCCGGCTACGGGCGGCGGGGCATGACGTCGGCGTCGTCATCATCACCGCGGCCAGGGAGGCCGACACCGTCCGCGCCGCCGCCGCAGGCGGAGCGGCGCACTATCTGGTCAAACCGTTCGCGTCGGAGGACCTGGCCGCGCGGCTGGCGGAGTTCCTCCGCACGCGGCAGGCCCTCGCCGGTCTGGGTGGCGCCGACGCCGACCAGGAGGACGTCCAGGCCGACATCGACGCAGTCTTCGCGCGGTCACCGCAGGGCGCACCGCGCGCCCCGCTGCCCAAGGGGCTCAGCCCGGAGACGGCCGACGCCGTGCTGGCCGCGCTCGCGCACGGCGGCGAGGTCAGCGCCACCGAGTGCGCGGACGCCATCGGCGTCAGCCGGGTGAGCGCGCGCCGCTACCTGGAGCACTTCGCGACGACGGGCCGCGCCGCCGTGCGCCTGAACTACGGCACGGCGGGGCGGCCCGAGAGGCGCTACCGGCTCAGCTGA